One region of Hymenobacter sediminicola genomic DNA includes:
- a CDS encoding DUF1905 domain-containing protein: MPIELFNAEVKLEKFSGKGGWTYAPLPATVSAPKSWFNQLRVSGQIDDFVLYNANLMSMGKGRLFLPVRAAIRKQLGKEAGDVVQLLLLCADEDAPLSVSAEDFAECLAEVPAALATYQQLPAADQQAWVAWVAAAPTDEQKVARVEIACQRLAYHTGPAHCLPLT, from the coding sequence ATGCCCATCGAACTCTTCAACGCCGAGGTGAAACTAGAGAAATTCTCCGGCAAAGGCGGCTGGACGTATGCGCCGCTGCCGGCCACGGTGTCGGCCCCCAAGTCGTGGTTCAACCAGCTGCGGGTGAGCGGGCAGATTGATGATTTCGTGCTCTACAACGCCAACCTGATGTCGATGGGCAAGGGCCGGCTGTTTCTGCCAGTGCGCGCCGCCATCCGCAAGCAACTCGGCAAGGAAGCCGGCGACGTGGTGCAGCTACTGTTGCTCTGCGCCGACGAGGATGCACCACTTTCGGTATCGGCCGAGGACTTTGCGGAATGCCTGGCCGAAGTGCCAGCCGCCCTGGCCACCTATCAGCAGCTGCCCGCCGCCGACCAGCAAGCCTGGGTGGCGTGGGTGGCCGCCGCCCCTACTGATGAGCAGAAAGTGGCACGCGTGGAAATTGCCTGCCAGCGCCTGGCCTACCACACCGGCCCCGCCCATTGCCTGCCGCTAACCTGA
- a CDS encoding OmpA family protein, translating into MAEVVTLLQQNPALRLGVQGHTDNAGTPAHNQQLSEGRARAVVASLTQAGIAAGRLQATGFGQTMPLADNTTEEGKAQNRRVELVKL; encoded by the coding sequence GTGGCAGAAGTCGTGACGCTGCTGCAGCAGAATCCGGCGCTGCGCCTGGGCGTGCAGGGCCACACCGACAATGCCGGCACACCAGCCCACAATCAGCAGCTTTCTGAGGGGCGGGCACGGGCCGTGGTAGCGTCGCTCACGCAGGCAGGCATTGCCGCAGGCCGGTTGCAAGCCACCGGCTTCGGCCAGACTATGCCTTTAGCTGATAACACTACTGAGGAAGGCAAGGCCCAAAACCGCCGCGTAGAACTCGTGAAGCTTTAG
- a CDS encoding DUF6150 family protein, with product MLALSPVQPQPRVPFVAVAPAGSLEPCRIYGSVYLERDPRRRGFCFGAVYEEPEEAFADVLVFPESNKLFADKAGLWYLTDARDFADYVLFVSDNRSLADFSIHYTKVRSFAGCRKN from the coding sequence ATGCTGGCCCTAAGTCCGGTGCAGCCCCAGCCGCGGGTGCCGTTTGTGGCGGTAGCGCCGGCCGGCTCGCTGGAACCGTGCCGTATCTATGGCTCAGTATATCTGGAGCGTGACCCGCGCCGCCGGGGCTTCTGCTTCGGAGCTGTGTATGAGGAGCCGGAAGAAGCCTTTGCCGATGTGCTTGTGTTTCCCGAATCGAACAAGCTCTTCGCCGATAAGGCCGGCCTGTGGTACCTCACCGATGCCCGCGACTTTGCCGACTACGTGCTGTTCGTGTCCGACAACCGCTCGTTGGCCGACTTTAGCATCCATTATACCAAGGTGCGCTCCTTCGCCGGCTGCCGGAAAAACTAG
- a CDS encoding tryptophan-rich sensory protein: MPSSHTPRPATGYSRIWRWLAAISVFGNIILNYYSNAFPFNGQSMGDVSAKYPTLLTPAGYAFSIWGLIFLSLAVYSVWQLLPAQRTTGLPDAVAKPLTLASIATASWVVLFAYELIIPSVVTMLLILGALIVAYGRARRRTIDHKAPRWASLPFGLYLGWISVASTINITIGLRQLGWQPGENVLVLLTLALLAVVVVVALLLSRQFQEETVALVVAWALVAIWVARRAEYPELAWAALAGAVLAVLGSFVLASRRRRRSLGV; the protein is encoded by the coding sequence ATGCCTTCGAGCCACACTCCCCGTCCTGCCACCGGATACAGCCGCATCTGGCGCTGGCTGGCTGCCATTAGCGTATTCGGCAACATCATCCTGAATTACTATTCCAATGCGTTTCCCTTCAACGGGCAGAGCATGGGCGACGTATCGGCCAAATACCCCACGCTGCTCACGCCGGCTGGCTATGCTTTCAGCATCTGGGGACTAATTTTTCTGAGTCTGGCTGTCTACTCAGTGTGGCAGCTGCTGCCGGCCCAGCGCACCACCGGGCTGCCCGATGCCGTAGCCAAACCACTCACACTGGCCAGCATTGCCACGGCTTCCTGGGTCGTGCTGTTTGCGTATGAGCTGATTATTCCGAGCGTCGTAACCATGCTCCTGATTCTGGGGGCACTGATTGTTGCGTACGGGCGGGCGCGGCGGCGCACCATCGACCACAAAGCGCCCCGCTGGGCCAGCCTGCCGTTTGGGCTTTATCTGGGCTGGATTTCGGTGGCTTCTACCATCAATATCACAATTGGACTGCGGCAACTGGGCTGGCAGCCGGGCGAAAATGTACTGGTACTCCTGACGCTGGCGTTGCTGGCGGTAGTGGTAGTAGTAGCGCTACTGCTCAGCCGGCAGTTTCAGGAGGAAACCGTGGCGCTGGTGGTAGCATGGGCGTTGGTAGCCATTTGGGTAGCCCGCCGCGCTGAGTATCCGGAGTTGGCCTGGGCCGCACTGGCCGGTGCTGTGCTGGCAGTGTTGGGCAGCTTCGTGCTGGCTTCGCGGCGGCGGCGCCGTAGCCTTGGCGTGTGA
- the tpiA gene encoding triose-phosphate isomerase, with protein MRKNIVAGNWKMNMTLQDGLALVSEITNMVQDEVTGSDVQVVICPPFPFLSAIGKQLPEGGRIHLGAQNCHQKESGAFTGEVSAKMLQSVGAEYVILGHSERRQYFREDNELLSQKLKAALAAGLKPIFCVGESLETREADDTFSFISQQLKEGLFHLSNEEFDEVVVAYEPIWAIGTGKTATSAQAQEVHAFIREQIAGAYDAEAALNTTILYGGSANAQNARELFSQPDVDGGLIGGASLKSRDFTEIIKSF; from the coding sequence ATGCGTAAGAACATCGTTGCCGGCAACTGGAAGATGAACATGACCCTCCAGGACGGCTTGGCGCTGGTATCGGAAATCACCAACATGGTGCAGGACGAAGTAACCGGCTCCGATGTGCAGGTCGTCATCTGCCCGCCGTTCCCATTTCTGTCGGCCATTGGCAAGCAACTGCCTGAGGGCGGCCGAATTCATCTGGGCGCGCAGAACTGCCACCAGAAGGAAAGCGGCGCCTTCACCGGCGAGGTGTCGGCCAAGATGTTGCAGTCGGTGGGAGCGGAGTACGTGATTCTGGGCCATTCGGAGCGCCGCCAGTACTTCCGCGAAGACAACGAGCTGCTGAGCCAGAAGCTGAAAGCCGCGCTGGCAGCCGGCCTCAAACCGATTTTCTGCGTGGGTGAAAGCCTGGAAACCCGTGAAGCCGACGATACTTTCAGTTTCATCAGCCAGCAGTTGAAAGAAGGCCTGTTTCACCTGTCCAATGAAGAGTTCGACGAGGTGGTAGTGGCCTATGAGCCTATCTGGGCCATCGGAACGGGCAAAACAGCCACCAGTGCCCAGGCGCAGGAGGTGCACGCCTTTATCCGGGAGCAGATTGCCGGTGCCTACGACGCTGAAGCGGCGTTGAATACTACCATTCTATACGGCGGCTCGGCCAATGCCCAGAACGCCCGGGAGCTGTTCAGCCAGCCCGATGTAGACGGCGGGCTTATTGGCGGTGCCTCCCTCAAGTCCCGCGACTTCACGGAAATCATCAAGTCGTTCTAA
- a CDS encoding OmpA family protein yields the protein MSCALRVVGPLLLALLATSCSDQQSATTATGQPDAGQPLTGTANAPVGSSPPTTATEATPASASRPDQGQKLTGQVSDLSGAASDLGGKMTDMGLVINFDTDVLFDFDKADIKPGATPTLEKLAEVVKQYTKSRVVINGYTDAKGDDTYNRTLSQRRAQAIADWLTQHQAGAAGQLQVQGFGEANPVAPNTKPDGSDNPEGRQQNRRVEVIIS from the coding sequence ATGAGCTGCGCCCTCCGTGTGGTAGGGCCGCTACTGCTGGCTCTGCTGGCCACCAGTTGCTCTGACCAGCAGTCCGCTACCACTGCTACAGGCCAACCTGATGCCGGCCAACCCCTGACGGGCACCGCCAACGCGCCCGTTGGCTCGTCGCCGCCCACCACGGCCACCGAAGCAACTCCCGCCAGTGCCTCCCGCCCCGACCAGGGCCAGAAGCTTACCGGCCAGGTCAGCGACCTGTCGGGCGCAGCCAGTGACCTGGGCGGCAAGATGACCGACATGGGTCTGGTCATCAACTTCGATACCGACGTGCTGTTCGACTTCGACAAAGCCGACATCAAGCCCGGCGCTACGCCCACCCTGGAAAAGCTGGCGGAGGTGGTGAAGCAGTACACCAAGAGTCGCGTCGTCATCAATGGCTACACCGATGCCAAAGGCGACGACACCTACAACCGTACCCTCTCGCAGCGTCGCGCACAGGCCATTGCCGACTGGCTCACGCAGCACCAGGCTGGCGCGGCAGGTCAGCTGCAGGTACAGGGCTTCGGCGAAGCCAACCCCGTGGCCCCCAACACCAAACCCGACGGCTCCGACAACCCGGAAGGCCGTCAGCAAAACCGCCGCGTAGAGGTTATCATTTCCTAG
- a CDS encoding ATP-binding cassette domain-containing protein, translated as MSLLRVSGISLQERGDFALQHISFQQREFEKLAIAGETGAGKSTLLQVVAGLAQPQAGTVLFDGQRVKGPQEVLVPGHPGVAYLSQHSELPHSLRVEQVLRYASKLPAAESQKLYELCRIGHLLERRTDQVSGGERQRIALARLLLSSPKLLLLDEPFSNLDRGHKQLLKTVIDDIGEQLRLTCILVSHDPADTLSWADTLLVLQQGQLVQQGPPRQVYAQPTNEYVAGLFGDYNLLRGAAATAFAELAGLAPRRKPLLIRPESLRLLPASTEAAVPGTVRAVRFFGSYSEVEVALLRTRVTAKTAATDLPVGAAVGVALAPAGAWYL; from the coding sequence ATGAGCTTATTGCGCGTTTCGGGAATATCGTTGCAGGAAAGAGGGGACTTCGCGTTGCAGCACATCAGTTTTCAGCAGCGGGAGTTTGAGAAGCTGGCCATAGCCGGCGAAACGGGGGCCGGCAAAAGCACGCTGCTGCAGGTGGTGGCCGGACTGGCGCAGCCCCAAGCCGGAACTGTGCTGTTTGACGGCCAACGCGTGAAAGGCCCGCAAGAAGTACTGGTGCCGGGGCATCCGGGCGTAGCGTATCTGTCACAGCACTCCGAGCTGCCTCACTCCCTGCGCGTGGAGCAGGTGCTGCGCTACGCCAGCAAGCTGCCCGCCGCCGAAAGCCAGAAGCTATATGAGTTGTGCCGCATCGGCCATTTGCTGGAGCGCCGTACCGACCAGGTTTCGGGTGGCGAGCGGCAGCGGATTGCGCTGGCCCGGCTGCTGCTTTCGTCGCCGAAGCTGCTGCTGCTCGACGAGCCGTTTTCCAACTTAGATCGGGGGCACAAGCAGCTCCTGAAAACCGTAATTGACGACATCGGGGAGCAACTGCGCCTGACCTGCATTCTGGTGTCGCATGATCCAGCCGACACGCTTTCCTGGGCCGATACGCTGCTGGTGCTGCAACAGGGCCAGCTGGTGCAGCAAGGGCCGCCCCGGCAGGTATATGCTCAGCCCACGAATGAATATGTGGCGGGCCTCTTTGGCGACTACAACCTGCTGCGTGGGGCAGCCGCTACGGCGTTTGCCGAGCTGGCGGGTCTCGCGCCCCGCCGCAAGCCGCTGCTCATCCGGCCGGAAAGCTTGCGCCTGTTGCCAGCATCCACAGAGGCTGCTGTGCCGGGTACGGTGCGGGCAGTACGGTTTTTCGGGAGCTATTCGGAAGTGGAAGTGGCGCTGCTGCGCACCCGCGTGACGGCGAAAACCGCCGCCACAGACTTACCCGTCGGCGCAGCCGTGGGCGTTGCGCTGGCTCCTGCCGGCGCGTGGTATCTGTAG
- a CDS encoding SGNH/GDSL hydrolase family protein, giving the protein MLYLMRRVVIIGGFWLTTLGASWAQSAAVPPLNPAQWTDELRAFARQDSLTPPPARPILFYGSSSVRKWTTLREDLPGRPALNRGFGGSRFPDALHFFDKLVVAYNPRQVVLYEGDNDINAGATPQEVFQSFLAFEQLMQQKLPKVPLTFLAIKPSPSRWALYPQMQEANRLIREYVAAHPKRLRYLDTATPLLGPNGRPQPQFYESDSLHLTPAGYAVWKQVVGKVLKK; this is encoded by the coding sequence ATGCTGTATCTGATGCGTCGAGTAGTGATAATAGGTGGCTTCTGGCTGACAACCCTAGGGGCTAGCTGGGCGCAGTCGGCGGCTGTGCCTCCGCTCAACCCCGCCCAGTGGACCGACGAGTTGCGCGCCTTTGCCCGCCAGGACAGCCTCACGCCGCCGCCTGCCCGGCCCATCCTGTTCTACGGCAGCTCCTCGGTGCGCAAATGGACAACGTTGCGCGAGGATTTGCCTGGCCGCCCGGCACTCAACCGCGGCTTCGGCGGCTCCCGCTTTCCCGACGCCCTGCACTTCTTCGATAAGCTGGTGGTGGCTTACAATCCGCGCCAAGTGGTGCTCTACGAGGGCGACAACGACATCAATGCCGGGGCCACGCCGCAGGAGGTGTTCCAATCGTTTCTGGCATTTGAGCAGCTGATGCAGCAGAAGCTGCCGAAGGTGCCGCTGACATTTCTGGCCATCAAGCCCAGTCCGTCGCGCTGGGCGCTCTACCCTCAGATGCAGGAAGCCAACCGCCTTATCCGGGAGTACGTGGCCGCGCACCCCAAGCGCCTGCGCTACCTCGATACCGCCACCCCGCTGCTCGGCCCCAACGGCCGCCCCCAGCCGCAGTTCTACGAGTCCGACAGCCTCCACCTAACCCCCGCCGGCTATGCGGTGTGGAAGCAGGTAGTAGGGAAGGTGCTGAAAAAGTAG
- a CDS encoding MG2 domain-containing protein, protein MNYRRPLWAAATLAVLVSFTAPADEFTQRIAAQLKRFYTLTSPEKVYLQFDKDVYNAGETLWFKGYVVAEAPQQADSVSQVLYVDLIGPDQRLLVHQTLAVQAGGAPGSYSLPGNLPEGVYTVRAYTNWMRNTPDYFFTRTLPILASAAGSAPKQPEKTSAGAQVQFFPEGGELIAGLPSVVAFKATGPDGRGISVNGTVQDEKGTVVSQLRTHHLGMGRFELQPTAGHRYSAKVRYPSGQEATYELPAAQPAGFTLQVQEKADAFQVVIRRKAAAGEAPTERIALVAHVRDTLAHAAQAEVSTAAPLTVLVPKSQLPAGILHFTVFDGQQVACCERLAFSAPGTGARLTVQPTKKTYGPQESVTLRVAAQDAAGKPLAGSFSLAVTDVAGTSQLRNATDIRSSLLLTSDLQGVVEQPGYYFATTTPTTTRALDDLLLTQGWRRFVWKALLADQWSPMPYAREQSLSMSGQVLGKRMEPLAEAAVVLTSFRPSKSYQTLTDAEGRFTFSGFSGQDSAAVRVVALPTKSVKHPQLVLDDKLPAIAASGAALWPWAADSSALKFQTVGGRNTVSMRDKNILLNEVVVQDRAPQATRPDNRRIYGRPDATILTKDIAGIGSYKDVVQVLQGRVAGLTVVANQDNVRITMRGKSSSSQTQMAPAMQQSTNSRNRPMVSDAPTMPTATPLFLLDGIPTDINMINSIPVVDIEAIEVLKPGSAAIFGERGASGAIAFLTKHGNPNYRPGEEPAPTVLAPMYAPPRLQRVREFYTPAPNAEANATPAVRSGATLYWNPSVQTDASGVATVSFGSATRSGSFRVVAEGITRTNEPVRATELFKIEASK, encoded by the coding sequence ATGAACTATCGGCGCCCGTTGTGGGCTGCGGCGACGTTAGCCGTTCTTGTCTCTTTTACTGCACCAGCTGATGAGTTTACCCAGCGCATAGCGGCGCAGCTGAAGCGCTTTTACACGCTTACGAGTCCTGAAAAAGTATACCTGCAGTTTGATAAAGACGTCTATAATGCCGGTGAAACGCTCTGGTTCAAAGGCTATGTAGTGGCTGAGGCACCTCAGCAGGCCGACAGCGTAAGTCAGGTGCTGTATGTGGATCTGATTGGGCCCGACCAGAGGCTGCTAGTGCACCAGACGCTGGCTGTACAGGCCGGTGGAGCCCCAGGCAGCTACTCCCTGCCCGGCAACCTCCCCGAGGGCGTGTACACTGTGCGGGCCTACACCAACTGGATGCGCAACACACCCGATTATTTCTTCACCCGGACACTCCCCATATTGGCATCGGCGGCTGGTTCTGCCCCCAAGCAGCCGGAAAAAACGTCTGCCGGTGCTCAGGTTCAGTTCTTCCCGGAAGGTGGCGAACTGATAGCCGGCTTACCAAGCGTAGTTGCCTTCAAAGCCACCGGCCCCGATGGGCGCGGCATCAGCGTGAACGGCACCGTGCAGGACGAGAAAGGTACTGTGGTGAGCCAGCTCCGCACTCATCACCTAGGCATGGGCCGTTTTGAGCTGCAGCCCACTGCTGGCCACCGGTACTCTGCTAAGGTGCGCTACCCCAGCGGCCAGGAGGCCACCTACGAGTTGCCGGCTGCCCAACCTGCCGGATTCACGCTGCAGGTGCAGGAGAAAGCTGATGCGTTTCAGGTAGTAATCCGGCGCAAGGCTGCTGCCGGCGAAGCACCTACGGAACGGATTGCGTTGGTGGCGCACGTGCGCGACACGCTGGCTCATGCCGCGCAGGCCGAGGTGAGCACTGCCGCACCCCTGACCGTATTGGTACCCAAAAGCCAGCTGCCGGCCGGCATTCTGCATTTTACTGTGTTCGATGGGCAGCAGGTGGCCTGCTGTGAGCGGCTGGCCTTCAGTGCCCCCGGTACCGGCGCCCGCCTCACAGTGCAGCCCACCAAGAAAACCTACGGTCCCCAGGAAAGCGTAACGCTGCGTGTAGCCGCTCAGGATGCAGCCGGCAAGCCCTTGGCAGGCAGCTTCTCGCTGGCCGTTACGGACGTTGCTGGTACGTCGCAGCTACGCAACGCCACCGATATTCGGAGCAGCCTGCTCCTGACTTCTGACCTGCAGGGTGTTGTAGAGCAGCCTGGCTATTATTTCGCGACTACAACTCCCACTACTACCCGCGCCCTCGACGATTTGCTGCTCACCCAAGGGTGGCGCCGTTTTGTGTGGAAGGCGCTGCTAGCCGACCAGTGGAGCCCGATGCCTTATGCCCGTGAGCAAAGCCTGAGCATGAGCGGGCAGGTGCTGGGCAAGCGCATGGAGCCACTTGCCGAGGCTGCCGTTGTGCTCACCAGCTTCCGCCCTTCCAAATCGTATCAGACCCTGACGGACGCGGAAGGCCGCTTCACGTTCTCCGGCTTTTCGGGGCAGGATTCGGCGGCGGTGCGGGTGGTGGCGCTGCCGACCAAGAGCGTCAAGCATCCGCAACTGGTGCTGGACGACAAACTGCCTGCCATTGCAGCTTCGGGCGCGGCACTGTGGCCATGGGCCGCCGACAGCTCGGCGCTGAAGTTCCAGACTGTGGGTGGCCGCAACACCGTGAGCATGCGCGATAAAAACATCCTGCTGAACGAGGTGGTCGTGCAGGACCGTGCTCCGCAGGCTACCCGGCCAGATAACCGCCGCATCTACGGCCGGCCCGATGCTACCATTCTGACCAAGGACATTGCCGGAATCGGCAGCTACAAAGATGTAGTGCAGGTGCTGCAGGGGCGCGTGGCGGGCCTCACTGTAGTTGCCAACCAGGACAACGTACGGATAACGATGCGCGGCAAAAGCAGTTCCAGCCAGACCCAGATGGCACCAGCTATGCAGCAAAGCACCAACTCCCGCAACCGGCCCATGGTCAGCGATGCGCCCACCATGCCGACTGCAACACCCCTGTTTCTGCTTGATGGCATCCCGACGGACATCAACATGATTAACTCAATACCCGTGGTGGATATCGAGGCTATTGAGGTGCTGAAACCTGGGTCGGCCGCCATTTTTGGGGAGCGGGGAGCTTCGGGTGCCATTGCTTTCCTTACCAAGCATGGCAACCCCAACTATCGGCCAGGAGAAGAGCCTGCTCCTACAGTACTGGCTCCGATGTATGCCCCACCCCGCCTGCAGCGCGTACGCGAGTTTTATACTCCTGCTCCCAATGCCGAGGCCAATGCCACCCCGGCCGTTCGCTCGGGTGCTACGCTGTACTGGAATCCTAGCGTGCAAACCGATGCCAGCGGGGTAGCTACCGTCTCGTTTGGTAGTGCTACCAGGTCCGGTTCGTTCCGGGTGGTGGCAGAAGGTATTACACGCACCAACGAGCCGGTACGCGCGACAGAACTGTTCAAGATAGAAGCGTCAAAATAG
- the uvrA gene encoding excinuclease ABC subunit UvrA has translation MADNSVLQLAAPAADPIDQLDPREFILIKNARVHNLKNLSVALPRNKFIVVTGLSGSGKSSLAFDTLYAEGQRMYVESLSSYARQFLGRMDKPDVDYIRGISPAIAIEQKVSIKNNRSTVGTSTEIYDYLKLLFARVGRTYSPVSGEQVKKDNVADVVDYLMQLPEGTRVMLLAPLQPAQDGRPMSKELDLLLQKGYSRVVVNGETAFIEELIAEGQPEVKGEVYIMIDRAAIIPGDEDLTFRLADSVQTAFFEGHGTCLVKMDDETRTFSDRFELDELVFEEPSVNFFSFNNPYGACQTCEGFGSVLGIDEDLVIPDKSMTVYEGAIAPWRTDKQSEWLKPLLKNGIRFDFPIHRPYNELSEAERTLLWKGNKYFDGLDDYFKWVATQTHKIQYRVLQSRYRGRTTCPDCRGTRLRKDAQYVKIQDHSITDLVLLPVSRALEFFQTLNLPTHEAKVAERLVTEVTNRLEYLNRVGLGYLTLNRLSSTLSGGESQRISLATSLGSALVGSMYILDEPSIGLHPKDAEQLIGVLRSLQQLGNTVIVVEHEDKMMEQADQIIDIGPEAGSGGGILQFQGTYAEVLKSDTYTGEYLSGRREVAVPKTRRPWRNTLELTGARENNLKNVSVKFPLNVMTVVTGVSGSGKSTLVKRILAPALLKQLGGGAGEATGKFDRLTGVNGQVTHVEFVDQNPIGKSSRSNPVTYVKAYDAIRSLFADQPLAKARGFKPSHFSFNIDGGRCEVCQGEGQVKIEMQFMADIYLTCEACEGRKFKQDVLDVKYQDLAINDVLDMTIEDSIEFFKGQPKIVERLKPLDDVGLGYIRLGQSANTLSGGEAQRVKLASFLTKGNTLQNDKILFIFDEPSTGLHFHDINKLMTAMNALVEQGNSVLIIEHNMDIIKCADWVIDLGPEGGLNGGHLLFEGTPEDMVKLKDTNHTARFLAEKL, from the coding sequence ATGGCCGACAACTCCGTTCTGCAACTGGCTGCCCCCGCGGCCGACCCCATTGACCAGCTCGATCCGCGCGAGTTTATCCTCATCAAAAACGCCCGCGTCCACAACCTCAAGAACCTGAGCGTGGCCTTGCCGCGCAACAAGTTCATCGTGGTAACGGGCCTGTCGGGCTCAGGCAAGTCGAGCCTTGCATTTGATACGCTGTACGCCGAGGGCCAGCGCATGTATGTGGAGAGCCTCAGCAGCTATGCCCGTCAGTTCCTGGGCCGCATGGACAAGCCCGACGTAGACTACATCCGGGGCATCTCGCCGGCCATTGCCATCGAGCAGAAGGTCAGCATCAAGAACAACCGCTCCACCGTGGGCACCAGCACCGAAATCTACGACTACCTGAAGCTGCTGTTTGCGCGGGTGGGCCGTACCTATTCGCCCGTAAGCGGGGAGCAGGTGAAGAAGGACAACGTGGCCGATGTGGTAGACTACCTCATGCAGCTGCCCGAAGGCACCCGCGTGATGCTACTCGCGCCCCTGCAGCCCGCCCAGGATGGCCGTCCCATGAGCAAGGAGCTGGACTTGCTGCTGCAGAAAGGCTACAGCCGCGTGGTAGTGAACGGTGAAACCGCCTTCATTGAGGAGTTGATTGCCGAGGGCCAGCCCGAAGTGAAGGGCGAGGTATACATCATGATTGACCGCGCCGCCATCATCCCCGGCGACGAGGACCTGACCTTCCGCCTCGCTGACTCGGTGCAGACTGCCTTTTTCGAGGGCCACGGCACCTGCCTCGTGAAGATGGACGACGAGACCCGCACCTTCTCCGACCGGTTTGAGTTGGACGAACTGGTGTTTGAGGAACCGAGCGTCAACTTTTTCTCTTTCAACAACCCGTACGGCGCCTGCCAGACCTGCGAAGGATTCGGCTCGGTGCTGGGTATTGACGAGGACCTGGTGATTCCGGATAAGAGCATGACCGTGTACGAGGGCGCCATTGCCCCCTGGCGCACCGACAAGCAGAGCGAGTGGCTCAAGCCGCTGCTGAAAAATGGCATCCGTTTCGATTTTCCCATTCACCGCCCCTACAACGAGCTGAGTGAAGCCGAGCGCACCTTGCTCTGGAAAGGCAACAAGTACTTCGATGGGCTGGACGACTACTTCAAGTGGGTAGCTACCCAAACCCACAAAATCCAGTACCGCGTGCTGCAAAGCCGCTACCGGGGCCGCACCACCTGCCCCGACTGCCGCGGTACGCGCCTGCGCAAAGACGCTCAGTATGTCAAGATTCAGGACCACAGCATCACCGACTTGGTGCTGCTGCCGGTGAGCCGGGCGCTGGAGTTTTTCCAGACCCTCAACCTGCCCACGCACGAAGCCAAAGTAGCGGAGCGCCTCGTAACGGAAGTCACCAACCGGCTGGAGTACCTGAACCGCGTGGGCTTGGGCTACCTCACGCTCAACCGCCTCAGCAGCACACTCTCGGGTGGCGAGAGCCAGCGCATTTCGCTGGCTACCTCGCTCGGTTCGGCGCTGGTAGGCTCCATGTACATTCTCGACGAGCCCTCTATTGGGTTGCACCCTAAAGACGCCGAACAGCTGATTGGTGTATTGCGCTCCTTGCAGCAACTCGGCAATACGGTCATTGTGGTGGAGCACGAGGACAAGATGATGGAGCAGGCCGACCAGATCATCGACATTGGGCCCGAGGCCGGCAGCGGAGGCGGCATTCTGCAGTTCCAAGGCACCTACGCCGAGGTGCTTAAGTCGGATACCTACACCGGCGAGTATCTGAGTGGCCGCCGCGAAGTAGCTGTACCCAAAACGCGCCGCCCCTGGCGCAATACCTTGGAGCTGACCGGTGCCCGTGAAAACAACCTCAAAAACGTGAGCGTCAAGTTTCCGCTGAACGTAATGACCGTGGTGACGGGCGTTTCGGGCTCCGGCAAAAGCACCTTGGTGAAGCGGATTCTGGCGCCGGCCCTGCTCAAGCAACTCGGCGGCGGCGCGGGCGAAGCCACCGGCAAGTTCGACCGCCTCACTGGCGTAAACGGCCAGGTAACGCACGTGGAGTTCGTAGACCAAAACCCCATTGGCAAGAGCAGCCGCTCCAACCCCGTAACGTATGTGAAGGCCTACGATGCCATCCGGAGCCTGTTTGCTGACCAGCCGCTGGCCAAAGCGCGCGGCTTCAAACCCTCGCACTTCTCCTTCAACATTGATGGGGGCCGCTGCGAAGTGTGCCAGGGTGAAGGCCAGGTAAAGATTGAAATGCAGTTCATGGCCGACATCTACCTGACCTGCGAAGCCTGCGAGGGCCGCAAGTTCAAGCAGGACGTGCTGGACGTGAAGTATCAGGACCTGGCCATCAACGATGTGCTCGACATGACCATTGAGGACAGCATCGAGTTCTTCAAGGGCCAGCCCAAAATCGTGGAGCGCCTCAAGCCGCTCGATGATGTGGGCCTGGGCTATATCCGGTTGGGACAGTCGGCTAACACGCTTTCCGGTGGCGAAGCCCAGCGCGTGAAGCTGGCCTCCTTCCTGACTAAGGGCAATACGCTGCAGAACGATAAAATTCTGTTCATTTTCGATGAGCCCAGCACCGGCCTGCACTTCCACGACATCAATAAGCTGATGACGGCCATGAACGCGCTGGTGGAGCAGGGCAACTCGGTGCTCATCATCGAGCACAACATGGACATCATTAAGTGTGCCGACTGGGTGATTGACCTTGGCCCCGAAGGCGGCCTGAACGGAGGACACTTGCTCTTTGAAGGCACCCCCGAGGACATGGTGAAGCTTAAGGACACCAACCACACGGCGCGTTTCCTGGCCGAGAAGCTGTAA